The Neisseria subflava genomic interval GCCGGCTGTGTCAAATAATGCGTTACTTTGGCCGGGTCTTGTTCTTTGTAAGTGGTGGTCTTTTTTTACGCGTCATCCCCATCTGTTTGAGCGCATAGCAAACGGCGGCTGCCGTACAATCAAAATGTTTGGCGATTTCATGCAGATAGGCATCCTGGTGTTGCCCAACATATTGAGCCAGTTTTTGCCTATCCAATTTGACGGCATTTAGACCGGTAACTTGATGTTTTAGGCTGCCTGTTTGTTTTTTAAGGCGAATCCACAGGTAAAGCGTGTTTCTTGACAAGTTAAACGTTGCTGCGGTTTGGCTGATGTTTTTACATTGTTCGTAATAGTTTAAAGCTTTGTTTCTTAAGTCCGCAGAGTATGCTATGGTTAGATCTTCAAAGTTGAGTATTGTACCATTTTATTTTTAATTGACTATATCTTTAGATATCTGTTTTATCTATCGAACGATAAAATCCAATAAATTTTAAATTATTTAAATACAGATAGTTGTGAAAAATTTTTAATTTTTTTTGAGATTGGGTGTTGACTGGTTTTGTTGTGAGGCGTATAGTTCGGTTCTTCGCTGCTGACGCGGTGAAGAAAACGAAGCAGACAGTATAACACAGCTGGTTGAAATTTTCGATAATTTTAATTGACATTTGCTAAATGTACTGTATAATTCGATTTGCTCTTTAAAAAACAGATTACCGATAAGTGTGAGTGCATTAGGCCTCACACTGTTTGAAAGACAGACAAGATGATGTTTTAGACATTGTCCTGTCGGTTTCTTTGAAGCAGACCAGAAGTTATAAGTTAGAGATTGAACATAAGAGTTTGATCCTGGCTCAGATTGAACGCTGGCGGCATGCTTTACACATGCAAGTCGGACGGCAGCACAGAGAAGCTTGCTTCTTGGGTGGCGAGTGGCGAACGGGTGAGTAATATATCGGAACGTACCGAGTAATGGGGGATAACTAATCGAAAGATTAGCTAATACCGCATATTCTCTGAGGAGGAAAGCAGGGGACCTTCGGGCCTTGCGTTATTCGAGCGGCCGATATCTGATTAGCTAGTTGGTGGGGTAAAGGCCTACCAAGGCGACGATCAGTAGCGGGTCTGAGAGGATGATCCGCCACACTGGGACTGAGACACGGCCCAGACTCCTACGGGAGGCAGCAGTGGGGAATTTTGGACAATGGGCGCAAGCCTGATCCAGCCATGCCGCGTGTCTGAAGAAGGCCTTCGGGTTGTAAAGGACTTTTGTCAGGGAAGAAAAGGATAGGGTTAATACCCCTGTCTGATGACGGTACCTGAAGAATAAGCACCGGCTAACTACGTGCCAGCAGCCGCGGTAATACGTAGGGTGCGAGCGTTAATCGGAATTACTGGGCGTAAAGCGAGCGCAGACGGTTACTTAAGCAGGATGTGAAATCCCCGGGCTCAACCTGGGAACTGCGTTCTGAACTGGGTGACTAGAGTGTGTCAGAGGGAGGTAGAATTCCACGTGTAGCAGTGAAATGCGTAGAGATGTGGAGGAATACCGATGGCGAAGGCAGCCTCCTGGGATAACACTGACGTTCATGCTCGAAAGCGTGGGTAGCAAACAGGATTAGATACCCTGGTAGTCCACGCCCTAAACGATGTCAATTAGCTGTTGGGCAACTTGATTGCTTAGTAGCGTAGCTAACGCGTGAAATTGACCGCCTGGGGAGTACGGTCGCAAGATTAAAACTCAAAGGAATTGACGGGGACCCGCACAAGCGGTGGATGATGTGGATTAATTCGATGCAACGCGAAGAACCTTACCTGGTCTTGACATGTACGGAATCCTCCAGAGACGGAGGAGTGCCTTCGGGAGCCGTAACACAGGTGCTGCATGGCTGTCGTCAGCTCGTGTCGTGAGATGTTGGGTTAAGTCCCGCAACGAGCGCAACCCTTGTCATTAGTTGCCATCATTTAGTTGGGCACTCTAATGAGACTGCCGGTGACAAGCCGGAGGAAGGTGGGGATGACGTCAAGTCCTCATGGCCCTTATGACCAGGGCTTCACACGTCATACAATGGTCGGTACAGAGGGTAGCCAAGCCGCGAGGTGGAGCCAATCTCACAAAACCGATCGTAGTCCGGATTGCACTCTGCAACTCGAGTGCATGAAGTCGGAATCGCTAGTAATCGCAGGTCAGCATACTGCGGTGAATACGTTCCCGGGTCTTGTACACACCGCCCGTCACACCATGGGAGTGGGGGATACCAGAAGTAGGTAGGGTAACCGCAAGGAGCCCGCTTACCACGGTATGCTTCATGACTGGGGTGAAGTCGTAACAAGGTAGCCGTAGGGGAACCTGCGGCTGGATCACCTCCTTTCTAGAGAAAGAGGAGGTCTGATGCATTCACACTTATCGGTAAACTGTAAAAGATGCGGAAGAGAAAAGCTTGAGTGAAGACAAGATTCGCTTAAGAAGAGAATCCGGGTTTGTAGCTCAGCTGGTTAGAGCACACGCTTGATAAGCGTGGGGTCGGAGGTTCAAGTCCTCCCAGACCCACCAAGAACGGGGGCATAGCTCAGTTGGTAGAGCACCTGCTTTGCAAGCAGGGGGTCATCGGTTCGATCCCGTTTGCCTCCACCAAGAACTTTACAAATCAAAGGAAGCCTGCTATACTTAGCAGCTTATTTTGATTTGCGAAGTGAAATATCGACGCATCGATCTTTAACAAATTGGAAAGCCGAAATCAACAAACAAAGACAATGAGTTTGTTTTGATTTTTTGTTCTTTGCAAAGGATAAAAAATCTCTCGCAAGAGAAAAGAAAACAAACACAGTATTTGGGTGATGATTGTATCGACTTAATCCTGAAACACAAAAGGCAGGATTAAGACACAACAAAGCAGTAAGCTTTATCAAAGTAGGAATTTCAAGTTTGCTTCCCTAGTCAACGGGTAGGTAAACGAAGTCAAAGAGGTTCTTGAAATGATAGAGTCAAGTGAATAAGTGCATCAGGTGGATGCCTTGGCGATGATAGGCGACGAAGGACGTGTAAGCCTGCGAAAAGCGCGGGGGAGCTGGCAATAAAGCTATGATCCCGCGATGTCCGAATGGGGAAACCCACCTCTTAGGAGGTATCCTTATCTGAATACATAGGATAAGCGAAGCGAACCCGGAGAACTGAACCATCTAAGTACCCGGAGGAAAAGAAATCAACCGAGATTCCGCAAGTAGTGGCGAGCGAACGCGGAGGAGCCTGTACGTGATAACTGTCGAGATAGAAGAACAAGCTGGGAAGCTTGACCATAGTGGGTGATAGTCCCGTATTCGAAATCTCAATAGTGGTACTAAGCGTACGAAAAGTAGGGCGGGACACGTGAAATCCTGTCTGAATATGGGGGGACCATCCTCCAAGGCTAAATACTCATCATCGACCGATAGTGAACCAGTACCGTGAGGGAAAGGCGAAAAGAACCCCGGGAGGGGAGTGAAATAGAACCTGAAACCTGATGCATACAAACAGTGGGAGCACCCTTGTGGTGTGACTGCGTACCTTTTGTATAATGGGTCAACGACTTACATTCAGTAGCGAGCTTAACCGAATAGGGGAGGCGTAGGGAAACCGAGTCTTAATAGGGCGAACAGTTGCTGGGTGTAGACCCGAAACCGAGTGATCTATCCATGGCCAGGTTGAAGGTGCCGTAACAGGTACTGGAGGACCGAACCCACGCATGTTGCAAAATGCGGGGATGAGCTGTGGATAGGGGTGAAAGGCTAAACAAACTCGGAGATAGCTGGTTCTCCCCGAAAACTATTTAGGTAGTGCCTCGAGCAAGACACTGATGGGGGTAAAGCACTGTTATGGCTAGGGGGTTATTGCAACTTACCAACCCATGGCAAACTAAGAATACCATCAAGTGGTTCCTCGGGAGACAGACAGCGGGTGCTAACGTCCGTTGTCAAGAGGGAAACAACCCAGACCGCCAGCTAAGGTCCCAAATGATAGATTAAGTGGTAAACGAAGTGGGAAGGCCCAGACAGCCAGGATGTTGGCTTAGAAGCAGCCATCATTTAAAGAAAGCGTAATAGCTCACTGGTCGAGTCGTCCTGCGCGGAAGATGTAACGGGGCTCAAATCTATAACCGAAGCTGCGGATGCCAGTTTACTGGCATGGTAGGGGAGCGTTCTGTAGGCCGATGAAGGTGCATTGTAAAGTGTGCTGGAGGTATCAGAAGTGCGAATGTTGACATGAGTAGCGATAAAGCGGGTGAAAAGCCCGCTCGCCGAAAGCCCAAGGTTTCCTACGCAACGTTCATCGGCGTAGGGTGAGTCGGCCCCTAAGGCGAGGCAGAAATGCGTAGTCGATGGGAAACAGGTTAATATTCCTGTACTTGATTCAAATGCGATGTGGGGACGGAGAAGGTTAGGTTAGCAAGCTGTTGGAATAGCTTGTTTAAGCCGGTAGGTGGAAGACTTAGGCAAATCCGGGTCTTCTTAACACCGAGAAGTGATGACGAGTGTCTACGGACATGAAGTAACCGATACCACGCTTCCAGGAAAAGCCACTAAGCTTCAGTTTGAATCGAACCGTACCGCAAACCGACACAGGTGGGCAGGATGAGAATTCTAAGGCGCTTGAGAGAACTCAGGAGAAGGAACTCGGCAAATTGATACCGTAACTTCGGGAGAAGGTATGCCCTCTAAGGTTAAGGACTTGCTCCGTAAGCCCTGGAGGGTCGCAGAGAATAGGTGGCTGCGACTGTTTATTAAAAACACAGCACTCTGCTAACACGAAAGTGGACGTATAGGGTGTGACGCCTGCCCGGTGCTGGAAGGTTAATTGAAGATGTGCAAGCATCGGATCGAAGCCCCAGTAAACGGCGGCCGTAACTATAACGGTCCTAAGGTAGCGAAATTCCTTGTCGGGTAAGTTCCGACCCGCACGAATGGCGTAACGATGGCCACACTGTCTCCTCCTGAGACTCAGCGAAGTTGAAGTGGTTGTGAAGATGCAATCTACCCGCTGCTAGACGGAAAGACCCCGTGAACCTTTACTGTAGCTTTGCATTGGACTTTGAAGTCACTTGTGTAGGATAGGTGGGAGGCTTTGAAGCAGAGACGCCAGTCTCTGTGGAGCCGTCCTTGAAATACCACCCTGGTGTCTTTGAGGTTCTAACCCAGACCCGTAATCCGGGTCGGGGACCGTGCATGGTAGGCAGTTTGACTGGGGCGGTCTCCTCCCAAAGAGTAACGGAGGAGTTCGAAGGTTACCTAGGTCCGGTCGGAAATCGGACTGATAGTGCAATGGCAAAAGGTAGCTTAACTGCGAGACCGACAAGTCGAGCAGGTGCGAAAGCAGGACATAGTGATCCGGTGGTTCTGTATGGAAGGGCCATCGCTCAACGGATAAAAGGTACTCCGGGGATAACAGGCTGATTCCGCCCAAGAGTTCATATCGACGGCGGAGTTTGGCACCTCGATGTCGGCTCATCACATCCTGGGGCTGTAGTCGGTCCCAAGGGTATGGCTGTTCGCCATTTAAAGTGGTACGTGAGCTGGGTTTAAAACGTCGTGAGACAGTTTGGTCCCTATCTGCAGTGGGCGTTGGAAGTTTGACGGGGGCTGCTCCTAGTACGAGAGGACCGGAGTGGACGAACCTCTGGTGTACCGGTTGTAACGCCAGTTGCATAGCCGGGTAGCTAAGTTCGGAAGAGATAAGCGCTGAAAGCATCTAAGCGCGAAACTCGCCTGAAGATGAGACTTCCCTTGTGGTTTAACCACACTAAAGAGTCGTTCGAGACCAGGACGTTGATAGGTGGGGTGTGGAAGCGCGGTAACGCGTGAAGCTAACCCATACTAATTGCTCGTGAGGCTTGACTCTATCATTTGAAGAACTTCAAAAGATAAAAGCTTACTGACTGATTCAGTCATCACCAAATAATTGATTAAGGCTTTACCGATTTGTAACAGTTTAAGTTTGGCGGCCATAGCGAGTTGGTCCCACGCCTTCCCATCCCGAACAGGACCGTGAAACGACTCAGCGCCGATGATAGTGTGGTTCTTCCATGTGAAAGTAGGTCACCGCCAAACACCCATTCCGAAGCCCCCGACTGATGTCGGGGGCTTTTTACATACCTGTCGGTTCTATCGGTTTGGCGATAGGTGATGGGGTAAGGGTGCAAGAATATTGATGAATCGATACCCATCCCGATACTTATTGAGTGTTCGTGCATGCTTGTTGTTTAAATTAAAGGATGACAACTCTGTTGTTATTCTTGAACAAAAGTACCGAAAGTTACGGTTAACTATTTAGAATATTTGAAATCAAACGGTATTTGCGTTAATATGTCGTAAGCATTTATGTAGTATGGGCTGTTGCTCTATCCGTATATGTGACAGTGTTTACAGAGTGGAATAAAACCATTCGGTAGACTTCCTGACTGATTCAATCAAATATGTTATGGGAAAAAATCTGATGAAGAAATTTTTATTTGGTGCGTTTGCCGCCGTCTGTACGGCGTTCTCTTTGGCTGCCGTGAACATCAATACCGCGTCTTCTGCCGAACTGGAGGCCTTGCCGGGTATCGGCCCGGCTAAGGCGAAATCGATTGTGGAATACCGTCAGAAGAACGGTGCGTTCAAATCGGTGGAGGAGCTGAAAAACGTGAAGGGCATCGGTGATGCGGTGCTGAACAAGTTGAAGGCGGAGGCGACGGTTTCTTCTGCCGCGCCTAAGGCCGCACAGCCTGCCGTGAAAAAATAACCTGACGGTTAACTGCCGTATACGCCGCCCTGATGCCGAACCGTTTGCCGGTTCGGGCTGACGGGCGGCTTTGTATGGGGCCGGGAATGAAGACCTGGACAAATGGAGACTTTACATTGAGTAAAGGGATAAATGGATAGCCTCTTGTCGGATGAGGATATAAAAGATAAAGGAAATAAAGAGATGTACTTAAATGTATTTGATGGAAAACGGAATAGGGCAACTGTGCAGAGGGGCTACTCTTTGATACAGCTGTTGGTGGTGATGTTGTTGGTTTCGATATTGGCGACGGTGGCATTTACGGCCTACCGGGAATCGGTCCGCTCGGCCAACCTGCGTGCGGCGCATGCCGCCCTGCTGGAAAATGCGCGCTTTATGGAGCAGTTCTATACGAAAAAGGGCAGCTTTAAGCTGACGTCGACGAAGTGGCCGGAGCTGCCGGTGAAGGAGGCGGGTGGTTTCTGCATCAGGATGAGCGGTCAGGCTAAGGGGATCTTGGAGGGGAAGTTTACTCTGAAGGCGGTGGCGTTGGACAGGGAGGCGGAGCCGAGGGTATTACGCTTGAACGAGTCGCTGACGGCGGTGGTGTGCGAGAAGATGAAGGGGAAGGGCAGCTGTATGGACGGCGAGGAGATATTTAGGGGCAATGATGCGGAGTGTCGGCCTTTTACGGGGTAGAAACCTGATCGAAAGGGAGGATGCGGATAAAGAAAAAGGACGTGCTCAGGCACGTCCTTTGGTGAATGAAGATGGATTATTCGCTCCAGCTGACCCAGCCCAGCATCCAAGTAAGGAGAATCAGACCACCAAATACAATACGGTAGTAGGCAAAAGGCACATAGTTTTTACTGGAGACAAATTTCAGCAAAGCTTTTACTGCCAATAAACCGGCGATAAATGCTGCGATAAAGCCGATGGCAATTTGTCCGACATCTTGCAAGGTAAAGAGTTTGTAGTTTTTTAAGATGTCATAACCTGTGGCTGCAATCATCATTGGTACGGCAAGGAAGAAGGAGAATTCGGTAGCTGTTTTACGTTCCAGCCCCCACAACATACCGCCCATGATGGTACTGCCTGAACGTGATGTACCAGGGATAAGGGCACAAATTTGGGCGCATCCTACAACAAATGCGTCGATTGGGCGCATATCATCTACATGATTGACTTTGGGTTTGGCTGTTGTTTGGCGTTTTTCAACCCATAAAATGAAGAAACCACCTAGTACCAGCATGGTAGCAACGGTAATTGGGTTGAAAAGGTGTAATTTAATTTGTTTGCTGAACAATAGACCCACAATCGCGGCAGGTATGAAGGCAATAAATAAATTCAGTACAAAGCGATTGGCTGTTCGTTCTTTACCCAATCCTTTTATGATATGGGTAAATCGTTGGCGGTATTCGAATACGACGGCTAATACTGCACCGAGTTGGATAGCAATTTCAAATACTTTTCCGTTGCTTTGAAAGTTCATTAAGTCACCGAATACAATTAAGTGACCGGTACTGGAAATAGGGAGAAACTCAGTTAAACCTTCGATGATACCGAGAATAAGTGTTTTAAATAAAATCAGAATGTCCATAAGTTTTCAGACGGCCTTGAGGCCGTCTTTCTTTTGTTGAATAGTTAAAGTGGTTTTGAGGATTGTTCGCGGAGGACTTTGACGATGAGCTCGTCTATGGTTTTCATGCCGGCTTTCCAATCGGTACCGTTGAAATTGACTTTGTATTTACCACCGACGATGACAGTTGGTGTGTTTTCAATTCGATAAGTTTCCGTCAATTGCTGCATTTTTGCAGCAGCTGATGCGGCAGCAGGACTGTTGTAGGTTTGAAGCAGTTTTTTACTGTCAAAACTCGTCTGTTTACCCACCCATGATCGGAATACATTGGTATCGGCCAGGTTGATTTTTTGTTCGTAAACTGCTTTGAAGATGACTGGATTAGCTTGATATTTCAAACCTGAAAGATTAACGGCTGCGGCAACCTTGGCCAAACCCAACATTTCAGGCATCCAAACGACGTGCTCCGTCCGTAAGGAAACATCTTTAGCAAAGGTTTTACTGTGTTGCAACAAAACCGGATCGAGATGGTAACAATGGACGCAGAAGTAGCCGAAAAACTCAAGCACTTCAATTTTGCCGGCTTGTTGCTGCGGGATAGGGCGACTGAGGACAGTATAGTCCACGCCCTCGGTAGCAGCCTGAGCACTCAGACTGAGCAGGCTCAGGCCGAGTGCGGCAATGGTTTGTTTTATACTCTGCTTCATCAGTGATTCCATTATTTGGTAGAACGAATCAAGCTGTTGATATTATGGCCTTGCAGGTTTTTTTGCAGTTTTACAGCGGCTTCCTGCGGCATAGTGTTACTTTGAACTCGGTAAATGGTTTTGTCGCCGTTTTGCGATTCAACCACTCTTGAAGAAACACCTAAAATAGCCAATTTTGCACGTTGTGAGTCTGCGCTGGAGCGGTCTGCATATGAACCAAGTTGCAGGAATGCTTTTTTACCGCTGTTAGCAGCTGTTTCGGCTTTTTCTGCTGACTGTTTACTTACAGCGTTGCTGCTTTCTTTTGTTGCAGAGGCATTTGCTGCTTTACGTGCTTTTTCGATGCTGCCGCTGTTGAGGATTTGCTCAGGTGTCGGCTTGTTTTGTTTCTTGGCTTCGGCCGCTTTTTTCTCGGCCAGTTTGCGCTCGGCACGCTCTTTTTGTTTGGCTGTCAGCTGGTCGGCTGCTTTTTTGTCTTTGGCAGCTTTATTGGCAGCTTCATTTTCTGCTTTGGCTTTTTCTGCGCGTTTTTTCTCTAACTCGGCTTTTTTCTCGGCCAGTTTTTTCTTAGTAGCTTCTTTTTCTGCTTCAGCTTTCGCAGCTTTTTCCTTAGCTTCGCGTTCGGCTTTATCAGCAGCAGCTTGCTCTGTTTTTTCTTTGGCTGCTTGTTCGGCTTTTTCCTGAGCTTCTTTTTCTGCTTGAGCTTTTTCTTCAGCTTCTTTGGCAGCCTTTTCAGCCTCTTCTTTAGCTTTGGCTTCTTTCTCTGCCGCTTCTTTTTCTGCTTTGGCTTTTTCTTCATCTGCTTGGGTAGATGAAGTGTCGGTAGCTGGGCGTTTCTCTGCTTTGTCCTGAGGTTTCAGGATTTCAGGTTCTTCGCTTTGTTTAGGCTGAGTCAGCTCTTTGAAAACGTTTTGCTTGCCTTGGTTCAAGAAGAACAAAATACTGGCAATAATACCTGTTGCCAGTATCAGGCCGAAAAAGAAACCGGCCAAGCCTTTGCCATATTGTGTAGATTTTTTCATGACTTACCTTGTAATAATGTGTTCAGACGGTCTGAAAGGAGACTGTCTGAGTTTGGATTCGATATTTTATCAATAACCGTTATAGACGGCAAAATCCTGATGCTTTGTTTACTCTAGTTTTACTTAAACATAAAGATTCAGGCCGTCTGAAAAGTTAAAGGGCGCGACGGAAGCCGATGGCTTTCATCACATGGGTTTTGCTGACTTCTTCGTCGCCTGCCAAATCGGCCAGCGTACGGGCGACGCGCATGATGCGGTGAAAACTTCGTGCGGAAAGGGACAGTTTTTCAAGCATGGTTCCCAAGGCTTCTTGCGCTTCTTTTTGGATGCGGGCTTTGCCATCGAGCTCGCCGACACTCAGTTCTGCATTGACTTTGCCCTGTCTGTTGTATTGGATTTTTCGTGCGGCGGTAACGCGTTCCAATACGGTGGCACTGGATTCGCCTGCTTCTTGTTGCATCAGCTCGGCAGCGGAAAGGCTGGGTACTTCGATGGTTAAATCAATACGGTCGAGCAATGGCCCTGAAATTTTGTTGCGGTAGCGGGCAACGCTTTCAGGCGTGCAGCGGCAAGGTTTGGACGGATGTCCAAGATAGCCGCAAGGGCAGGGGTTCATGGCGGCGACAAGTTGGAACTTTGCCGGATAAACTGCTTGGCGTGCGGCGCGGGAAATATGGATTTCGCCGTTTTCCAAAGGTTCGCGCAATACTTCTAATACTTTACGGTCAAACTCGGGCAATTCGTCTAAAAACAACACTCCGTGGTGTGCCAATGAAATTTCGCCCGGACGTGGGTCTGAACCGCCGCCTACCATGGCAGCTGAGCTGGCGCTGTGATGAGGGCTGCGGAAAGGACGGTTGCTGTCGAGTTGCTGTTGATAGTTGGGCAGGAGCGAACGCAATGCCCATACTTCGACCAATTCGTCTTCGGTCAAAGGAGGAAGGATGCCGGGCAAACGTTGCGAAAGCATGGATTTGCCTGTACCCGGCGGACCCATCATCAGCAGGCTGTGTCCGCCTGCCGCTGCGATTTCCAAAGCAAGGCGGGCGGTATGCTGGCCTTTAACATCGGCTAAATCAGGTATTTTACTTTGTTCTGACGGCCTTTGCGTCAGCTTGCATTCAGTTTGTGTCAACGGTTCGATACCGTTTAAATGTGCGGCCACTTCGCCTAAAGAGCGCGCACCATAAACCGCGATACCGCGCATAACGGCAGCCTGTTCGGCATTTTCTTGCGGCAAGACGAACGAACGGCCGGCCTGCATTCCCTGCCATGCCATAGCCAGCGCACCGCGTACGGGACGCAGCAGGCCGGACAGTGCCAATTCTCCGGCAAACTCATATTGGGCGAGCTTTTCAGGGTTGATTTGTCCCGATGCGGCAAGAATGCCTAAAGCAATCGGCAAATCGAAACGGCCGGATTCTTTTGGGAGGTCGGCCGGTGCGAGGTTGACGGTAATTTTCTTGGCGGGAAAGTCGAAACCGCTTTGGATAATGGCGGCACGCACACGGTCGCGGCTTTCTTTGACTTCAGTATCGGGCAATCCGACGATATTGAAATGTGGCAAGCCGTTGGCAAGGTGGGCTTCCACTTCGACCAACGGCGCGTTCATACCGCTTAAAGCGCGGCTGTAAACCAAAGCAAGCGACATGTTTCAGACGGCCTTATTCGGCGGCTTCGGTTTGTTGTGCGATTTCGGCAACCGCTTCTTCAGCAGCGGCTTCGGCAGCTTTCAAAGCAGCTTCTTCAGGCTCTTGGGCGGCTTCGAGTTTGGCCAAACGGGCTTCCAATTCGGC includes:
- a CDS encoding ComEA family DNA-binding protein; translated protein: MKKFLFGAFAAVCTAFSLAAVNINTASSAELEALPGIGPAKAKSIVEYRQKNGAFKSVEELKNVKGIGDAVLNKLKAEATVSSAAPKAAQPAVKK
- a CDS encoding type IV pilin protein, whose protein sequence is MLLVSILATVAFTAYRESVRSANLRAAHAALLENARFMEQFYTKKGSFKLTSTKWPELPVKEAGGFCIRMSGQAKGILEGKFTLKAVALDREAEPRVLRLNESLTAVVCEKMKGKGSCMDGEEIFRGNDAECRPFTG
- a CDS encoding undecaprenyl-diphosphate phosphatase produces the protein MDILILFKTLILGIIEGLTEFLPISSTGHLIVFGDLMNFQSNGKVFEIAIQLGAVLAVVFEYRQRFTHIIKGLGKERTANRFVLNLFIAFIPAAIVGLLFSKQIKLHLFNPITVATMLVLGGFFILWVEKRQTTAKPKVNHVDDMRPIDAFVVGCAQICALIPGTSRSGSTIMGGMLWGLERKTATEFSFFLAVPMMIAATGYDILKNYKLFTLQDVGQIAIGFIAAFIAGLLAVKALLKFVSSKNYVPFAYYRIVFGGLILLTWMLGWVSWSE
- a CDS encoding thiol:disulfide interchange protein DsbA/DsbL yields the protein MKQSIKQTIAALGLSLLSLSAQAATEGVDYTVLSRPIPQQQAGKIEVLEFFGYFCVHCYHLDPVLLQHSKTFAKDVSLRTEHVVWMPEMLGLAKVAAAVNLSGLKYQANPVIFKAVYEQKINLADTNVFRSWVGKQTSFDSKKLLQTYNSPAAASAAAKMQQLTETYRIENTPTVIVGGKYKVNFNGTDWKAGMKTIDELIVKVLREQSSKPL
- a CDS encoding SPOR domain-containing protein, yielding MKKSTQYGKGLAGFFFGLILATGIIASILFFLNQGKQNVFKELTQPKQSEEPEILKPQDKAEKRPATDTSSTQADEEKAKAEKEAAEKEAKAKEEAEKAAKEAEEKAQAEKEAQEKAEQAAKEKTEQAAADKAEREAKEKAAKAEAEKEATKKKLAEKKAELEKKRAEKAKAENEAANKAAKDKKAADQLTAKQKERAERKLAEKKAAEAKKQNKPTPEQILNSGSIEKARKAANASATKESSNAVSKQSAEKAETAANSGKKAFLQLGSYADRSSADSQRAKLAILGVSSRVVESQNGDKTIYRVQSNTMPQEAAVKLQKNLQGHNINSLIRSTK
- a CDS encoding YifB family Mg chelatase-like AAA ATPase yields the protein MSLALVYSRALSGMNAPLVEVEAHLANGLPHFNIVGLPDTEVKESRDRVRAAIIQSGFDFPAKKITVNLAPADLPKESGRFDLPIALGILAASGQINPEKLAQYEFAGELALSGLLRPVRGALAMAWQGMQAGRSFVLPQENAEQAAVMRGIAVYGARSLGEVAAHLNGIEPLTQTECKLTQRPSEQSKIPDLADVKGQHTARLALEIAAAGGHSLLMMGPPGTGKSMLSQRLPGILPPLTEDELVEVWALRSLLPNYQQQLDSNRPFRSPHHSASSAAMVGGGSDPRPGEISLAHHGVLFLDELPEFDRKVLEVLREPLENGEIHISRAARQAVYPAKFQLVAAMNPCPCGYLGHPSKPCRCTPESVARYRNKISGPLLDRIDLTIEVPSLSAAELMQQEAGESSATVLERVTAARKIQYNRQGKVNAELSVGELDGKARIQKEAQEALGTMLEKLSLSARSFHRIMRVARTLADLAGDEEVSKTHVMKAIGFRRAL